Proteins from one Triticum aestivum cultivar Chinese Spring chromosome 7A, IWGSC CS RefSeq v2.1, whole genome shotgun sequence genomic window:
- the LOC123146879 gene encoding uncharacterized protein, whose amino-acid sequence MAMEISTEEQDLASYRRDWESSYGAESGPFEFYTSVRAMLFTCKPTPAHAGPETCLQIFSIEVTELSGGLQWPLEVYGLVATRDSVDHNRNVIFRRRREASLLLTQQDPFLKLTGPSRAVVFAGPVDVEVQLKLKGRTTEREDEEFISKVVTYGRDFGSDNSADAGNQHPARTTCSSSRCSLELTAAPLARAIEATVISAEVTQGRWPKTLGIRVVVSGTTGADEDFVLLDARDGTFRVDLADSIITLTRHVVCVEEGGRLKLCIEAYSKRTGCMYGKSGVTELMPKKVLRHYCRMQACLLHG is encoded by the exons ATGGCCATGGAGATCTCGACGGAGGAGCAGGACCTGGCGTCTTACCGCCGCGACTGGGAATCCTCCTACGGCGCCGAGTCCGGCCCCTTCGAATTCTACA CGAGCGTGAGAGCCATGCTCTTCACATGCAAGCCCACCCCCGCGCACGCGGGCCCCGAAACCTGCCTGCAGATCTTCTCCATCGAAGTCACGGAGCTCAGCGGGGGCCTCCAGTGGCCGCTGGAGGTCTACGGCCTTGTCGCCACCCGAGACTCGGTGGATCATAATCGCAACGTCATCTTCAGGCGCAGGAGGGAAGCCTCCCTACTCCTCACTCAACAG GATCCCTTCTTGAAGCTCACAGGCCCGTCCCGCGCCGTCGTGTTCGCCGGCCCCGTTGACGTCGAGGTCCAGCTCAAACTCAAAGGCAGAACCACGGAGCGTGAAGACGAAGAGTTCATCTCCAAAGTTGTGACATATGGACGTGATTTCGGCAGTGACAATTCCGCCGACGCAGGCAACCAGCACCCCGCGCGCACCACCTGTTCCAGCAGTCGCTGCTCGCTGGAGctcaccgccgccccgctcgccagGGCGATCGAGGCCACCGTCATCTCCGCCGAGGTCACCCAGGGCCGGTGGCCCAAAACCTTAGGAATCCGCGTCGTCGTCTCCGGCACGACCGGCGCAGACGAGGACTTCGTACTGCTTGACGCTCGAGATGGGACATTTCGCGTGGACCTCGCCGACAGCATCATCACCCTTACCCGGCATGTCGTGTGCGTGGAGGAAGGCGGGAGGCTGAAACTTTGCATAGAGGCCTACAGCAAGAGGACCGGATGCATGTACGGAAAATCTGGGGTCACGGAGCTGATGCCCAAGAAGGTCCTCCGCCACTATTGCCGTATGCAAGCTTGCCTTCTGCACGGTTAA